A window of the Odocoileus virginianus isolate 20LAN1187 ecotype Illinois chromosome 20, Ovbor_1.2, whole genome shotgun sequence genome harbors these coding sequences:
- the NRN1L gene encoding neuritin-like protein codes for MCVLFMCLWCDFDNCTLLTCPLSSPCAELCLGQPIPRGLDTTLICPATIPDLSISEARVPQRQLSSPLCSWVLLSGVPPSSFAYWNWGGASGWLSPAPHPITVPLPGGWAEGLPSKLLALLVGSQLGMMRCCCCCCHHRQQPYALGLLLLLLLPPLVPVSPLAAAAAGPGRCDTIYQGFAECLIRLGDGMGHGGELETVCRSWNDFHTCASRVLLGCPEEAAAVWESLQQEARRAPHPDNLHTLCGTPVRLQERGVGPETNQETLRATAPAPTPAPTPPLLAAALALACLLGPLA; via the exons ATGTGTGTGCTTTTCATGTGTCTTTGGTGTGACTTTGATAACTGCACTCTCTTAACCTGCCCCCTCTCTTCTCCCTGTGCGGAGCTCTGTCTAGGCCAACCCATCCCACGGGGCCTGGACACCACCCTCATCTGCCCAGCTACTATCCCAGATCTCTCCATCTCCGAGGCAAGGGTGCCCCAGCGTCAGCTCAGCTCCCCACTATGCTCCTGGGTTCTCCTCTCTGGAGTCCCTCCCTCCTCTTTTGCCTATTGGAACTGGGGTGGGGCTTCTGGGTGGCTGAGCCCCGCCCCTCATCCAATCACAGTGCCTCTTCCCGGAGGCTGGGCCGAAGGGCTGCCCTCCAAGCTGCTAGCCCTGTTAGTAGGCTCCCAGCTGGGGATGatgcgctgctgctgctgctgctgtcaccaCCGGCAACAGCCCTATGCACTGGggctgttgctgttgctgctgctgccgcccctCG TCCCTGTATCTCCCCTGGCAGCAGCTGCAGCGGGCCCAGGCCGCTGTGACACCATATACCAGGGCTTTGCTGAGTGTCTCATCCGCTTGGGAGACGGCATGGGCCACGGAGGCGAACTGGAGACCGTCTGCAG GTCTTGGAATGACTTCCACACCTGTGCCTCACGAGTCCTATTGGGCTGCCCGGAGGAGGCAGCTGCCGTGTGGGAGTCACTACAGCAAGAAGCTCGCCGGGCCCCACACCCAGATAACTTGCACACTCTCTGTGGCACCCCTGTGCGCCTTCAGGAGCGTGGCGTGGGCCCAGAGACCAACCAGGAAACCCTGCGGGCGACAGCACCGGCGCCCACCCCGGCCCCCACGCCCCCGCTGCTGGCAGCTGCTCTGGCGCTGGCCTGCCTCCTGGGGCCCCTGGCCTAG